The Suncus etruscus isolate mSunEtr1 chromosome 15, mSunEtr1.pri.cur, whole genome shotgun sequence genome contains the following window.
AACCGCTGTAGGACACCGTGGTTGCGGCGGTCAAATACCACCAGTGTGTGGTCCTCGCTGGTGGACACGATGCGCTGTTCGTCGGCCAGGAGCGCCAGCACCGCGCTTGAGTGTAGCCGCTGGCTGTGCAGCAAAGCAGGGCCCACTGCAGGAGAAAAGGAAGCCAGGGTTGGCTTCGTTCCCACTGCCGCCTTCCTTCGAGGGTCCCTTCCTAACCCTTCCCACCTGGGACTCTGCATAGGGTCAGGCTGCTGGGTGCCCCTCAAGCCCACACTCCGGTCCCTTTAATAATGTTCTCTGCACCAGCTCCTTCCACCACTACCCGTCCCCCCAGACTCGGGTAGCTGTGATCCTAGAGGAGCAGATAGGGAAACTTAGGGTCGCTCATGCTTGCCTGGGTGGGTGCATGAACTCAAAAATGGTGGGTACAACTAgagagtttggttttttttttgttttgggtccacacccagaggtgcgcaggcttgactcctggctctgtggtatgcaggggtcactcctggtgaagcttaggggaccctatgcagtgccagggatggagcagGGGACTGATTGTGTGATGGCAGCACCCTACCTCTATACCTCCCCCAACTCTAAGGCATCGAGAATTGAAGTATAGCtggaaaggtgcctgccttgcccacaGCCCATCCCAGTCAAACCCCCAGCGTGAAACAGGGTCACCCattgcctgtcaggagtgattcccaggCACAaggtcaggagtgagccctgagcactgctgagtgtggtcccaaaatctattggcactcggattactcctggctttgtgctcagaaattactcctggcaggctcaggctacCCTACTGGATACTGGGCTGGTCAAGTGCAAGGTAATTGCTGTACTATTTGCTCAGGCCtgtcaaaaacattttaataaagaatCCTAACCCtccggcctggagagatagcacagcggcgtttgccttgcaagcagccgatccaggacctaaggtggttggtttgaattccggtgtcccatagggtcccccatgcctgccaggagctatttctgagcagacagccaggagtaacccctgagcaatgccgggtatggcccaaaaaccaaaaaaaaaaaaaaaaaaaaaaaagaatcctaacCCTCCTGCCAGGCTGCCCTCCTTACATTGGCAGGTCCCTCTCTGCCCTCCCAGGTTTGTTCTCTCCCCCCTCACCCAGTCTACAGTGCACACCGCCCCCCCCACAGCGATGAGCACCTCATTCCCCCCACCTGCCCTGTTGCCCTGGCCCACCTCTGGGGTCATAGACGGACACTTTTTTGTCATAGCTGCCAGCCACCAGGACATCAGGCAGGTAGGACAGGCACAGCACAGCCGCCTTGCCCCTGGGGACACACAGACCACCAAGTTGGAGCACAGCTGGGCTGGGAactgcctcccccaccccagcccaggaCCTGCCTCACTTGATCTCGCCAAACTGCTGCCCATCGGCTGCCATGTCCCAGAGCTTCACGGTGCTGTCCCAGGAGCCCGAGCACACACGGTGGTCCACAGCTGCCAGTGACCACACCCAGCCCTGGGGGCAGCCAGGAGCTTCAGGGGGGACCCAAGGAGCTCCTCGCACCCAGAATGCTTCAGGATTtcagacagtggggagggcacttatcctgcatgcagtcaacccaggcttgttctccagcaccccataggatccccagaacaccgccaggagtgagccctgagtatagagccaggaatcagacctgagcatctctgggtataaGCACCCCTCAAATAAAAAGAACCCTAAAGGGAAGCATCAGGCCCAGGAGGAAACCATAGGCAAGGCCTTGGGATGGCCCAGCCCTGACCTGGaacagagaaactgaggcacactgTGGCCAAAGCCCAGATTGGGCTTGAGTtcacttcctggctctgtactggcCCCAACCTGGCCTCTCACCTCGTGGGTGCTGTAGGGCTTCGAACCCAGGGCTTTGACCAGCGCTTGGCTGGGCTCCGGCCCAAGCTGCCGCAGATCCCACAGGTTCACATTGCGATCGCGGGAGCCAGACAGACAGAAGGACCCGCCCTGGGTGGGGAAAGAGGCGGGTGGGGTCAGGGCCTCCCCTGGCCACACCCCTACTAGTCCTGCGCCCCCACCCATCTCAGCACTATGTCTCACCTCCAGGAGCAGCACGGAGTCAACCGAGGCTATGTGGCCGTTGGCCAGGCAAAAGTGCTCGGCGCAGCGCCCATCCTCCGCCCAGCGCGCCAGATGCTGCTCCAGTTCCATGCAGGCGCCCGGCCAGTCGAAGTCatcctctgggggggggggggcacagagcAGGGTCCCCCGGGGCAACGAAGTACGTCCACGTCCCAACCCACTACCCAGGTGGCCCTGTCTGTGTGGCTCAAAGAACTCGCCTGCACCCCCCCCCTCCACTTTGAAGGAGATCCACATTCGTGTTGAGTTGGACCCATTCATCTCTCTGCACCCCCACTTGGCACTACTATGCGTCCCAGTTTCAGAAACTGCAGAGCTGGGATTTCAGGccatggagtctttttttttttttttttgggtcacacccggtgacgctcagggattacccctggctatgcgctcagaagtcgctcctggcttgggggaccatatgggacgccgggggatcgaatcgcggtccgtcctaggcttaacgcaggcaaagcaggcaccttacctctagcgccaccgcccggccccagccatGGAGTCTTCTCCCGCCCCTTGTAAGAGCACCCCAGAACCTTCAGCATAGCACAGGCTAGGCACCAGCTAGGATTTCCGTTCCTGCTTCCTGCCCCAGCTGGCCCCAAAAGAGGCTGTGAAGCTCAAGCTAATCTTTGTCCACCAGGCATGCCAGCAGCAAGACACAGATTTGGGGTTTGAATGAGGTCTGGAATAGCATCAAGTTATTAAGCAGCGACAGATCAGAGACCTCAAGGGACAGAGGAATGACCTCCTGTATCTGTGTGGCCACCAGAACCTGCCACTCCAAGCCTGGGTTCTGTGCTGCAGGCTGAGCTCAGCAGGGTTCAGATTCTAGGATGAGGGCTGGACTGCATGCCCAGGAGCTccctgggctccatccctggTACCGCTGGGGTAGCCCGAGGGCACCCGACACACACTGCAGAAAATAGATTCTAGGGTTTGGGAATGCATGGAGATGGGGAGTTAATGCGCTGCCTGTCATGCACGAGGCCTGACCCCGATTCTTCCCCCATGATTAGTCCTTTGAGTGActacctgagcactgacaggtgtggcacTAAATTCCTCTCTATCTCACACATAAACACCCCAAAATTCCAGCACTTGCAGGGCACAACCATTGTAAGCCAGAGGACTTGGGTTTACAGAGAGTCCCAAATACAGATTTCTAGACCAGAGACTCACATACAGCTTCCCCCATCTACTTTCCAGACTGGGGCTACAGAGTCTTTAAGCCATCAGCTCCCCCCAATCTGAGGATATCTGGATTGGGAAAACAGGACCCCCAGGCTCCCCCCACTCCAGATTCGGGGATCTACCCAGAAGCAGGGGGCCATCGGCAGCTCCTAGTCGGCTCCTTCCACTCCTGGGACCCGCACCCCACGCCGGGGCTCCCGCTCGCGCCCTCCATTCGGGGGAGCCGGAGTCGGGCGCACCTTCCACCACCGGGTAGCGCGCTCGGACCCGCCGCTGCGCGCGGAGCCTCCAGGTGACCCGGTCGCGCACCAGGTCGCGGAGCGCGTTACACACGCGCGGCAGGACGTGGAGCACCAGGCGCGCGTCGAGGTAGGCGCAGATCTGGAGCAGCAGCTCGGGGGGCAGGCTCAGCAGGCCCGGCTCCCCCGCGTCGGGCCCCCGGCGCGCCGCCCGCACGTCGGAGTCGGGGTCGGGGGCGAAAGCGGcgggcgcgggcggcggcggggcgCGGGGGGCCGCGAGCCCCAGCGGCGGCGGGCCGAGCACGCGGGCCACGTACGCCGCGGCCTGCGCGTCGGGATCGGACTCGGGCTCCTCCGAGTCCTCGTCCCCGGCGCTGGGCACCTCGCGCGGTCCCGGGGGCGGCTCCATGGCGACCGGTGGGCGCGGCCGGCCCGGCCCGGCTGTCAGCGGCGGCGTCGCGTCGCGTCCCGTCGCCTAGGCAGCGCGGGCCGCACTTCCGGCGCAGGTTGATGACGTCAGCGAGGACCCGGAAGCGCCCGCCCATGTGGAAATTGACTTGAAATCGCTGGACTCGGCCGGGCCCCAGTTGAGCGCACTTTCTGGGTTGACGTTTGGCTTTATTTTGCACCCACCGCCCGGCGGTGCAGGGAAGGATCACGCGGTGCTGCGGCTCGGATCCGGGGGTCTCACAGTAGCTGCACCTGTCTGGCCATTTGCTCGCACTTTCCAAACGTGTCTGGACGGCTCGGAGAATGGGGTTCTAGAGGCGGCTTACTATTGCAACGGAGGGGCCACTgccggaagggtgtttgccttgcttgcggccgacctaagttcaatccccggcatcccaacgaatgtggccccaaaccaaaacccaggaaaaataaaaaaagcaaaggacTTTGCTTAGAAGCCCGGCAAGCCCGACAGCGTTgtgcattcaatccccagcactgtaggtACCTTGGGCCCTCCCAGTAAAAATAACACTTAGACCCTTTTGTACAGCTGTGATTCCCAAGTGTTTTCTCTTCTGTAGCCAGAAACTTAATTCTTAGATACGGCCTCAAATCATGGTTGGAAGTGTTTATGGGACTGGGGAGACACACCCAGGGTGCTTAGgaactgaacttgggttggccacatgcagagcaaataTTTGTTTCAACTCCTGATAACTGTCGGGCCAGTAAAAGCCTCTTTTGAACCAGGCAGTTACCAAATTCAGGAAAATTCAAAGAATCGATCTTCTGCCCAAGCTGATACCCACCCACAGGTCTTTTGCTCAAGGCTCATCTGCTGCGTTTCAGTCCCCCCAAAGAAGCCATCCCCCTCCctccacacccaacagtgctcagaaaaaATCAGTTCTGGTAAGGGATTGGGAAGAGCATATACAGTGCTGGGTCAAACCAGGGGCTACTGCAGCAAGGCCTCTAGAGCCCTAACAGTAGTACATTCTCAACCGCTCCCAGCTGTGTTTCTGCTTACAGAGACAAATGGTTTTGCTAGTCCTCTGGGCCCACCTACAGTGATCcaagctcagggccaggagttaAGTCTGAGTAcagccggatgtggccaaaaaacaaactgaaaagaaCAAATCCCCTTAATAAAGCTCCTAGGGCTCTCTTCTACacccgtttcttttttttttttgtttgttttgttttttgggccacacccggcggtgctcaggggtgactcctggctgtctgctcagaaatagctcctggcaggcacgggggaccctatgggacaccgggattcgaaccaaccacctttggtcctggatctctgcttgcaaggcaaacgccactgtgctatctctccgggcccacccaaCTGTTTCTTGATCCAAGGATGGAGCCTCAAACACCTTCCAACTTCCCAGACTTCACCACACCCTCCTTTTCTACTTTCCAGCCAAGGACACAGGAGAACAGATGCAGACGAAAAGTTTCACAAGAAACTGATCTTTACTCAACAAAGTTCTACACAAGTGGACCCGCACGCCCCGCGGGCGCCAGTCCCCAGCACAGCACGGCCACACATGGACAGAGCCTGGAACCCGCGGGAAAGGGTGGGGATGGGACTGCGGGCCAGGCCAGGCCGGGGTCCGCAGCCCTGTGCACGGGAGAAAGTGGAGAAGCTGAAACTTCGTTGTGCAAAAATCAAccgaaaataaattaaaaaattaaatatttttctttaaaaaaaaaaaaaaaaaggaaaaaataggcaaaCTTGAACCAggctctcctttccttccctgacGGTGGCTGAGGGACCACCCCAAATCCTGGGTCCCACCCAGTCCAGCCGACCAGCCATCCACACACCCAGGCCCCAGCAGGGGGTGTTCCAGGGAACTGGAATTACCAGCAAATGAAACGATCttaataatcttttttctttttttctatttttttttcttttttctctctcttttttttatttattttttttttacaaatggctTCCAGAGACCTGCTGGAGTTTCACTGGGGGGCAGAGGGGACCCTGCCAGGTGAATGGAATGTGAGGTGAGCACCTGAGGCTTTGAGGCAGGGCCTTGCTCTGACCGAGAAGACCCCAGCCAGGCCCATGGGGATGAGGCCTGGGCCTCAGGATGCCGGAATCCAGCTAAACTCCCCCATTCCCCCCAAAGCCTCCCTGCAATTAAGAAagcaggagagggaggagaaaaaaaaagggaaaagaatgaTTGATAAAGGCATTGCAGGGCCATTTTCAGGCTCATGCCAATGGGGAACAGCCCTGTCCCTCCCCCTAGGTAGGGTCCCCCAACCCAGATGGCTCCCTGGCATCACTGGCTTATGGTGGGGTGTCGCGGCCCAGCCAGGAGCCCCCTTTCCTGCCATCTGGCCCACGCCTGGCCCCTGTGTTCCAGAAACGCTGAGAAAGCGCCGGCCCGTGAGCACTGCTCGCACTTGATGGGCTGCTGGAGCACGATGGGGGAATAGAAAAGGGGTGCTCTGGTCACCCCAGCAGCTTCGCTTTGCTGGGCCCAGTGGGGAGCACACGAGCAGCGCAGGAAGTGTGCGGGGCAGGTCCGTGAAGCATGTGTGCGTGCTGACTGCGAGGGGGGCCCCCCCCGACAACCGCCCTCAACCCCCGAACCCcgaccctcccacccaccccactcACCGCCCTTCCCGGCGAAACAGCGGAAGCTTCTTAAACTCTAGGGTGCAGGTTTACGAAGGCCTTACGGGCTAACTCAGGGGGTTCACTAATTCTACTGTCTCCATGCAGTCGGGGAAATAGGGGGCGGCTAGCCTAGCTTGGCTGACGGCTGCGCCCACACATGCGTGTGGCCACATGTGTACATGTGAGCATACATGTCTACAAGGACCCCCCTCCCCACCTGCTGGCCCAGCGCCTCACCCTAAGCTGGTTCCCCTTGGCATGTGATGCCTCCCTCCCCCGGGGCAGGGCCCCCCCCATGGGCTGCCCGAGGGGACCCTATGTCAGTCTGGGCCCCGGTCAGGAAGTCCCACCCCCCTCCCGTCTATCAGATGAGCGTGGAGGCCCCTCCCACTTGCCCCCCAGCACCTGGGCTGAGCAGGCGAGCCGGGGAGACGGCCCGGAGAGCACGTCTGCATGTGGGGCCCTCTCTCCTCCCAACCCCCCTCGACCAAGGGCTTGGCGACTTCTGGGCGCAGCGCTCTCCCGCCCGACGGACCCCTCCGACGACGACGCAGACAGAAACCTGTGGGATGGAGGAGCTCAGGGTCTTGACCAGCCCGTGTCCCCACCACGCAGCACCTGCCCACCCGTGGTCCCCCTTTACCTGGTAGTCCCCCCGCTAACTTGTCTAGACCCCGTAGAATGCGGCCAGTCTTTCCTTGAGCAGCGGCGGGAACTGCTCCGAAAACTGCTGCCAATTCTCCTCCCCGACTTGGTCTTTGAAGCCGTGGAGAATCTGGGGGTGGGAAGGGGGTAGAGGTGTTGAGCGAGGGAAGGGGACCCCGGCAGCCAGGCAGGACCCCAGGTAGGCTCCAGGTGCTCACTGACCTTGTAGAACATGTCCCGAAGATCATCCTTTGGGCTCACCCAGGAGGCCACAGCGTCACAGAAGAAGATGAAATCCTGCGGGTACCCCGGGAGGAGTGAGGGGAGCCTCGCCCCCATCCCCATGCTCGACACCTCTCCCTGCCCTGCAACCGGGCTGCCCCCACCTGCACCACGCCCCCGGGGTTGACGCCGATCATCATGCAGATGCCCCGGAAGGCCGAGTCCTTCTCTTCATTGTCCCGAATGTTCCTGAGCGAGGTGCACCTGCAGGGTGGGAGGGACAGTCTGCAGGGCACAGGGGACCCACCATGCCACAAAGCACCCTGTCCGGGTCCTGGCGCCCCACCGAAGTAGCAGCAGCGGACACCTACCACGGCCGGATGAACTGCTGGAGCATCGGGGCCACCTCTTGGGGGCACACGTAGCCCAGGCGGCCGATGGTGATGGCTGGAATGGCAGAGGGATTCGTCAGGCGACCTGCAAGCCCGAGCGGCCCCGGGACGGTACGTGGCAGGGCCTCGGCTTCAAGGCAccagcacacacatacaccccgCCCTGGAAACCCAGGGGTTCGAACCGCTCCTGCTGGGTGCCTCTGTGGGGTCCCATGGAGTGTCTCCCAGCAACCCTGTCCATCGGTACACCTGACACCCTCACCTGTGTTTTCCAGAAGTGTCTTGGGCGTGTTGGGCCTGTTGATGATCTCCACCAGGTTGTTGAGGACCATCTGCACGTAGGGCTGCATCTCAGCACCTGCAGGGCCAACCCGAGTCAGGGTCGTGCAGGTAAGCCCCGGAGCCACAAAAGGCTTCTTGGGGGAATCCCGACACCCCCCACGCAGGACAAGCCTCCCCGAATCATGGAGGGGCACTGGGGCAGGAAGGGTCTCAGCCTCCTGTGGGTGCAGGATAAAGGAGAAAACTCTCCTGGCTATTGGTCAAGAGTGACAGGGAATGGCCCAATCAGAACAGGCCTTCTGCCCGTGAAGGAGCCAATCACAGGTTGCCACAATCCACAGGCCCTAAGGAACAACAAGGCCCTCCTTCCAAAAACCTGTCAGTCAGGCCAAGTCCCCGCCCTCAGGAAACAAACTGGCCAATGGGGAAGGCCGGGCGGGGCACTCACCCATCTGCATGCAGATCTCCCCAATGGCCCAGGTGGCGTTGTTGCATACAGAGATGAACTCGGGGTTCAGGTTGGTGCCCAGGATGGGCATGAATTCAGCTGCAGGGAGAGGGGAAGGGTGCTGAGCAGTGGGGTTGGGGCCAGGACCTGCTCCTCAGTGGGAACTGGAGGCCCCTCAGACAGTACGAATACAACCGGGTGCGGTCACAAGTGAAGTGTCCCTGGTGGAGTGTCCATCATAGGAGGCCAGGTCTGGGGTGTTGGGTGGGAAGTCCGGGGTGGGGATGGGGACACTCACCGATGCAAGGCTTGACGTGGATGAAGCAGGCTTTGGTGAGGTCACCCAGGAGCGCAAAGGAACTCTGCCGGACCTCGGGCATTGAGTCCTGGGGGTTAGAGGAGGGTTGGAGTAGCAGATGGCTTCCCTCAACTAGGGCTTGGGGTTTAAGGTGGCGGAAGACGCAAGGTGGCTTGGTTCAGGTGCTGCCACAAAGCAAAGCAGCAGTCTTTGGGGTATGGTGCCAAGAATGGACACAGCTAAGGCACATGCAAGATCGCTTATGTTCATCACCGGCATGGATACCGCCCAAAGAACTGACAGACAAACTGCGAATCCACTTAGTTTGTACTTTGGACCCCATTCCAAACCCATCGGTGCTCtgggctttctcctagctctgtgcaagGGATCATTGGCTGGGGCTTTCGGGGCTCAGGGAAGCATCAGtgtggccgtgtgcaagacaagcgcccttcCTATCCTACTGCCACATGTTCTCAGGGCCCAGCAGGGAGGGAACACGAGGGGAGGGAGCCTTGAtttctcatgaaattttcccaggGAGATTTGCTTCTCATCCATCAATGCAGGTCTTGCTCAGGGGCTCCGAGAGGGACCACACCCACCTGCATGCACTGGAACAGCAGGGTCATGATGTTGCTGCGGGCCACCAGCTGCTCCACATGGCCGCCCAGGCCCTCGGCCAGGCCGCTGAGCAGATCCAGCGCCACGATCATGAAGTCCTTGTCGGGGGCCTCGTACTGCTCCGGGTGCTGCGTGTACATCTGGGGAAGATGGGGCCGTCAGGGAGCAGGGTGTCAGTAAGGGCCCAGAAACGAGGCGGGGCCTAGGCTAGGGGATGGGGCCGGCTCACCATGGCCTGGGCCAGTGTCTTCTGCACCAGGGTCACGCAGCGCTGGTAGACCGGCTCGCAGTAGGGCAGGAACCCGCTCTGCAGGGCAGTGGCCACGGAGGACAAGCACTGGGAAAAAGGGACAGAGCTGTGAGCTGGGGCGTGGGGGAGGGGCAACAGAGGGGTAGGGTGTCCAGACTTCAGGGCCCAGAGGGTACGCCCCTCTACCTCCAGCAGGGGAAAGAGGTCCTTATCTTCATCCTTAAGTTCATTCCACTTCTGGATCAGCGGCGGCATCAGCTTCTGGATGTACTCCTATGGGGGGAGGCGAATTAGGGGGGGTTCTGTGCTGTGAGAGGGGAAGACTGAGGGGGGCACGTTCCCTCAGCCCTAGCCCAACCACCTGGCCCCAGGAGGCCTCACCGGCTGGTTGAGGTGGTGGCCCACCGAATCGGCCAGAGTGCCGATGGCGTCGTAGAGGATGAGCAGGTTCTTGTGCTGGTACTTGCCGAATGCGAAGACCAGGGTGTCGAGGATGTAGCTGAGGTAGGGCACCAGCTCCGTGCACGCCTCCTCCTCCAGGGTGGCAAAGGCGCTGCGGGGAACAGGGCGGGGACTCAGTGGGGACTTCGGCGGTGGCGGGCGGTAGGGTGGGGGGTGCAGGGCTGCATGGGGTGCCCTTCGGATCAGCCAGTACGAATACGAGAGAAAT
Protein-coding sequences here:
- the FBXW9 gene encoding F-box/WD repeat-containing protein 9 encodes the protein MEPPPGPREVPSAGDEDSEEPESDPDAQAAAYVARVLGPPPLGLAAPRAPPPPAPAAFAPDPDSDVRAARRGPDAGEPGLLSLPPELLLQICAYLDARLVLHVLPRVCNALRDLVRDRVTWRLRAQRRVRARYPVVEEDDFDWPGACMELEQHLARWAEDGRCAEHFCLANGHIASVDSVLLLEGGSFCLSGSRDRNVNLWDLRQLGPEPSQALVKALGSKPYSTHEGWVWSLAAVDHRVCSGSWDSTVKLWDMAADGQQFGEIKGKAAVLCLSYLPDVLVAGSYDKKVSVYDPRVGPALLHSQRLHSSAVLALLADEQRIVSTSEDHTLVVFDRRNHGVLQRLQLDSYLLCLSHQEPQLWAGDNRGALHVFSSHQGGFQHIRSFDVGHRSQITGIRHSLGTLYTTSTDKTFRVHLPTDPPKTICTRHHDNVLNGICADGNLVVAASGGLSLEVWRLLD